In one Shinella zoogloeoides genomic region, the following are encoded:
- the dnaE gene encoding DNA polymerase III subunit alpha yields MTDGETIGQTPEFVHLRVHSAFSLLEGALPIKKIIGKATSDQQPAIAITDTNNLFAALEFSQKAIGEGIQPLIGCQLSIDMEDEGDGERRGPQAQLAKLPSIVLLAATDAGYARLVDLVSRAYLGGEGGQSVRIAQSWLEEEGSEGLIALTGARGGPVDMAFLAGQPAVARARLQALKRVFGDRLYIELQRHGRYDKQHERRMVELAYAQDVPLVATNEPFFPAPDDYDAHDALMAVAHNAMVSDDNRFRLSPDHYLKSRKDMAKLFADLPEALENTIEIARRCSFVLKTRGPILPRFTGATDDPEEAERAESAELRRQSVEGLESRMALLGLTPGYTEQDYRERLDFELSVIERMKFPGYFLIVADFIKWAKQQDIPVGPGRGSGAGSLVAYALTITDVDPLRFSLLFERFLNPERVSMPDFDIDFCQDRREEVIRYVQQKYGREQVAQIITFGSLQARAALRDVGRVLEMPYGQVDKICKLVPNNPANPTPLHKAIEEEPKLQEEAEKEPVVARLLDIAQKIEGLYRHASTHAAGIVIGDRPLSKLVPMYRDPRSDMPVTQFNMKWVEQAGLVKFDFLGLKTLTVLKTAVDFIRKRNIEVKLESLPLDDQLSYEMLSRGETVGVFQVESAGMRKALIGMRPDCIEDIIALVALYRPGPMENIPVYNARKHGEEEIESIHPMIDHLLKETQGVIVYQEQVMQIAQVLSGYSLGEADLLRRAMGKKIKEEMDKQRARFVEGAVKNGVSKPQSDLIFDLLAKFANYGFNKSHAAAYAIVSYQTAYLKAHYPVEFLAASMTYDMSNTDKLNDFRQDAGRLGIEVIPPSIQTSFAHFETGENRIYYALAAIKGVGEAAVQHIVQIRGDAPFKSLEDFCTRIDPKFVNRRVFESLIVAGAFDCFGHDRAAMIAGLDRLLGAAQRAQENKASGQGDIFGMGAATGPEVITLPAYTPWLASEKLHREFQVLGFYLSAHPLDTYAPILAKMRVQTFGDFSAAVKRGATAGRLAGTVTSKQERKTRTGNKMGIVAFSDSSGQFEAVLFSEMLNQYRDLLEAGKSLVMTVQAEERPEGIGLRIQTLRSLEEESLHTQKALRVYVRDSGPLRSVAAHLNTKGDGLVSFIVIKDSGQREIEVELNERFRISPEIAAAMRSTPGVLDVELV; encoded by the coding sequence ATGACGGACGGCGAGACGATTGGGCAAACGCCGGAATTCGTGCACCTGCGCGTGCATTCGGCCTTCTCGCTTCTTGAGGGGGCTCTGCCTATCAAGAAGATCATCGGAAAGGCGACGTCCGACCAGCAGCCGGCGATCGCCATCACCGACACGAACAACCTGTTCGCGGCGCTCGAATTTTCGCAGAAGGCGATCGGCGAGGGCATTCAGCCGTTGATCGGCTGCCAGCTGTCGATCGACATGGAGGACGAGGGCGACGGCGAGCGGCGCGGGCCTCAGGCCCAGCTTGCAAAGCTGCCCTCGATCGTCCTGCTTGCGGCGACCGACGCCGGCTATGCGCGTCTCGTCGATCTCGTCAGCCGGGCCTATCTCGGCGGCGAGGGCGGCCAGTCGGTTCGCATCGCGCAAAGCTGGCTCGAGGAAGAGGGTTCCGAGGGGCTTATCGCGCTGACCGGCGCGCGCGGCGGGCCTGTCGACATGGCCTTCCTCGCCGGGCAGCCCGCCGTGGCGCGGGCGCGTCTCCAGGCATTGAAGCGCGTCTTCGGCGACAGGCTCTATATCGAACTGCAGCGGCACGGGCGCTACGACAAGCAGCACGAGCGGCGCATGGTCGAGCTTGCCTATGCGCAGGACGTGCCGCTGGTCGCGACCAACGAACCGTTCTTCCCGGCGCCGGACGATTACGATGCGCATGACGCGCTGATGGCGGTGGCACACAATGCGATGGTGTCGGACGACAACCGCTTCCGCCTGTCGCCCGACCATTACCTCAAGAGCCGCAAGGACATGGCGAAGCTCTTTGCCGACCTGCCCGAGGCGCTGGAGAACACGATCGAGATCGCACGGCGCTGCTCCTTCGTGCTGAAGACGCGCGGCCCGATCCTGCCGCGGTTCACCGGTGCGACGGACGATCCGGAGGAGGCCGAGCGCGCCGAATCGGCGGAGCTGCGCCGGCAGTCGGTGGAAGGGCTCGAAAGCCGCATGGCGCTGCTCGGCCTGACGCCGGGCTATACCGAACAGGACTACCGCGAGCGGCTGGATTTCGAACTCAGCGTCATCGAGCGCATGAAGTTCCCCGGCTACTTCCTCATCGTTGCCGACTTCATCAAATGGGCCAAGCAGCAGGACATTCCCGTCGGGCCGGGCCGCGGCTCGGGTGCGGGCTCGCTCGTCGCCTATGCGCTCACCATCACCGATGTCGATCCGCTGCGCTTCTCGCTGCTCTTCGAGCGCTTCCTCAACCCGGAACGCGTCTCGATGCCGGACTTCGACATCGACTTCTGCCAGGACCGCCGTGAAGAGGTGATCCGCTACGTGCAGCAGAAATACGGCCGCGAGCAGGTGGCACAGATCATCACCTTCGGTTCGCTGCAGGCGCGCGCCGCGCTGCGCGATGTCGGCCGCGTGCTGGAAATGCCCTATGGCCAGGTCGACAAGATCTGCAAGCTCGTGCCGAACAATCCGGCCAACCCGACGCCGCTTCATAAAGCAATCGAGGAAGAGCCGAAGCTGCAGGAAGAGGCGGAGAAGGAGCCGGTCGTCGCGCGCCTGCTCGACATCGCCCAGAAGATCGAGGGCCTCTACCGCCACGCCTCGACCCACGCCGCCGGCATCGTGATCGGCGACCGGCCGCTCTCCAAGCTCGTGCCGATGTACCGCGATCCGCGCTCCGACATGCCGGTCACGCAGTTCAACATGAAATGGGTGGAGCAGGCGGGCCTCGTCAAGTTCGACTTCCTCGGCCTGAAGACGCTGACGGTCCTGAAGACGGCGGTCGATTTCATCCGCAAGCGCAACATCGAGGTGAAGCTCGAAAGCCTGCCGCTCGACGATCAGCTAAGCTACGAAATGCTCTCGCGCGGCGAAACGGTCGGCGTGTTCCAGGTGGAAAGCGCCGGCATGCGCAAGGCGCTGATCGGCATGCGGCCCGACTGCATTGAGGACATCATCGCGCTGGTGGCGCTCTACCGTCCGGGCCCGATGGAGAACATCCCGGTCTACAACGCCCGCAAGCACGGCGAGGAGGAGATCGAGTCGATCCATCCGATGATCGACCACCTCCTGAAGGAAACGCAGGGCGTCATCGTCTACCAGGAACAGGTGATGCAGATCGCCCAGGTCCTGTCGGGCTATTCGCTCGGCGAGGCCGACCTTCTGCGCCGCGCCATGGGCAAGAAGATCAAGGAGGAGATGGACAAGCAGCGCGCCCGCTTCGTCGAGGGCGCGGTGAAGAACGGCGTGTCCAAGCCGCAGTCCGATCTCATCTTCGACCTCCTCGCCAAGTTCGCGAACTACGGCTTCAATAAGTCGCACGCCGCCGCCTACGCCATCGTCTCCTACCAGACGGCCTATCTGAAGGCGCATTACCCGGTCGAATTCCTCGCCGCGTCGATGACCTACGATATGTCCAATACGGACAAGCTGAACGATTTCCGGCAGGATGCCGGCCGTCTCGGAATCGAGGTCATCCCGCCCTCCATCCAGACGTCCTTCGCCCATTTCGAGACCGGCGAGAACCGCATCTACTATGCGCTCGCGGCCATCAAGGGCGTGGGCGAGGCGGCGGTGCAGCACATCGTGCAGATCCGCGGCGATGCGCCTTTCAAGTCGCTCGAGGACTTCTGCACGCGCATCGACCCGAAATTCGTCAACCGCCGCGTCTTCGAAAGCCTCATCGTCGCCGGCGCCTTCGATTGTTTCGGCCATGACCGCGCCGCCATGATCGCCGGCCTCGACCGCCTGCTGGGCGCCGCCCAGCGCGCGCAGGAGAACAAGGCGAGCGGGCAGGGCGATATTTTCGGCATGGGCGCTGCGACAGGGCCGGAGGTGATCACGCTGCCCGCCTACACGCCCTGGCTCGCCTCGGAGAAGCTGCACCGCGAATTCCAGGTGCTTGGCTTCTACCTGTCGGCGCATCCGCTCGATACCTATGCGCCGATCCTCGCCAAGATGCGCGTGCAGACCTTCGGCGACTTTTCCGCCGCGGTGAAGCGCGGCGCCACCGCCGGCCGCCTTGCCGGCACGGTAACCTCGAAGCAGGAGCGCAAGACGCGCACCGGCAACAAGATGGGCATCGTCGCCTTCTCGGATTCCTCCGGCCAGTTCGAGGCGGTGCTGTTTTCCGAAATGCTCAACCAGTACCGCGACCTGCTCGAGGCGGGCAAATCGCTGGTGATGACCGTGCAGGCGGAAGAGCGGCCGGAGGGCATCGGCCTGCGCATCCAGACGCTGCGCTCGCTTGAGGAGGAATCGCTTCACACCCAGAAGGCGCTACGCGTCTATGTCCGTGATTCTGGCCCGCTGCGCTCCGTCGCGGCCCATCTCAACACCAAGGGCGACGGCCTCGTCTCCTTCATCGTCATCAAGGACAGCGGCCAGCGCGAAATCGAGGTGGAGCTGAACGAACGCTTCCGCATCTCCCCCGAAATCGCCGCCGCCATGCGCTCGACGCCGGGCGTGCTGGATGTGGAACTGGTCTGA
- a CDS encoding chloramphenicol phosphotransferase CPT family protein: protein MQRGRIILLNGTSSSGKTTLAKALRAAMAEPFCYYASDQLAEGGFRAIRQKARDAGLRDERARFFDGFHRSIVSFAEAGNDILVEHIVEESHWAQQLKNLFTPFDTFWVGVHAPLAEIERRERERGDRAIGEARYHLKTHDYCQYDIEVDTTQPSDSVVATIIEAWRSRPLASS from the coding sequence ATGCAGCGTGGTCGCATCATTCTATTGAACGGCACTTCGAGTTCGGGGAAAACAACGCTCGCCAAGGCTCTCCGGGCGGCAATGGCTGAACCCTTCTGCTACTACGCTTCGGACCAGCTCGCAGAGGGCGGTTTCCGGGCCATCAGACAAAAGGCGCGGGACGCCGGACTTCGGGATGAACGCGCCAGGTTCTTTGACGGCTTTCATCGCTCGATCGTCTCTTTTGCCGAAGCGGGCAATGATATCCTCGTCGAACATATCGTCGAGGAGTCCCACTGGGCTCAGCAGCTAAAGAACCTGTTCACGCCCTTTGATACTTTCTGGGTGGGCGTGCATGCCCCTCTTGCCGAGATAGAGCGGCGTGAGCGCGAGCGTGGCGACCGCGCGATCGGTGAAGCCCGGTATCACCTGAAAACGCACGACTACTGCCAATACGACATCGAGGTCGATACGACACAGCCGAGTGATTCCGTCGTGGCAACAATAATCGAGGCATGGCGCTCGCGCCCGTTGGCGTCCTCATAG
- a CDS encoding L,D-transpeptidase family protein: protein MKFRLATGMSILGLMLSCATALGGTLEGPLQIMVSKDLQELKIYDGGVVVATSRVSTGKAGHSTPTGIFSILEKKRSHFSNIYDNAPMPFMQRLTWSGIALHASNSVPSYPASHGCVRLPNDFAKSLFGLTRRGGHVLITDREIAPQRIVHALLFKPSVVVPDTPLLFNAGLRPALIEAGGKSVEVAMTDPKPSVLTPIVQRTEQDPIRILITRRGEREMLIDLQTLLTSLGYDAGVPDGRHGKQTVTAIRAFQLAEGLKEDGMVTPELLAAVYAKAGKGTPPNGQILVRQKFKPVVEEPITIRDPHIALGTHFLLAREVDADKGKAEWYGVSMDNQLSPATLKRLGITTEADAAAPDAIARTLDRFDIPQDMRTRISSLMGEGASLSISDIGLGPETGDGTDFITVTRKVQKADASAVQRVKKKKKKKSSVTVVN, encoded by the coding sequence ATGAAGTTTCGCCTTGCGACTGGCATGAGCATATTGGGCCTGATGCTGAGCTGCGCCACCGCGCTCGGGGGAACGCTGGAAGGCCCGCTGCAGATCATGGTCTCGAAGGACCTGCAGGAGCTGAAGATCTATGATGGCGGCGTGGTGGTGGCCACCTCGCGCGTTTCCACCGGCAAGGCCGGTCATTCGACGCCGACGGGCATCTTCTCCATCCTCGAGAAGAAGCGTTCGCACTTTTCTAACATCTATGACAACGCGCCGATGCCCTTCATGCAGCGGCTGACCTGGTCGGGCATAGCGCTGCACGCCTCCAACAGCGTGCCGTCCTATCCGGCCTCACACGGATGTGTCCGCCTGCCGAACGATTTTGCCAAATCGCTGTTCGGCCTCACGCGGCGCGGCGGCCATGTGCTGATCACGGACCGCGAGATCGCGCCGCAGCGCATCGTGCATGCCCTGCTGTTCAAGCCCTCCGTCGTGGTGCCGGATACGCCGCTGCTCTTTAATGCCGGCCTGCGCCCGGCCCTGATCGAGGCGGGCGGCAAGAGCGTCGAAGTGGCGATGACCGATCCGAAGCCGTCGGTGCTGACGCCGATCGTCCAGAGAACCGAGCAGGACCCCATCCGCATCCTCATCACCCGCCGCGGCGAACGCGAGATGCTGATCGACCTGCAGACGCTGCTGACCTCGCTCGGCTATGATGCCGGCGTGCCGGACGGGCGCCATGGCAAGCAGACCGTCACGGCCATCCGCGCATTCCAGCTTGCCGAAGGCCTCAAGGAAGACGGCATGGTGACGCCGGAACTTCTCGCCGCCGTCTATGCCAAGGCCGGCAAGGGCACGCCGCCGAACGGCCAGATCCTCGTGCGCCAGAAGTTCAAGCCCGTCGTCGAGGAGCCGATCACCATCCGTGATCCGCACATCGCGCTAGGCACCCATTTCCTGCTCGCCCGCGAGGTCGATGCCGACAAGGGCAAGGCCGAATGGTATGGCGTGAGCATGGACAACCAGCTTTCGCCCGCGACGCTGAAGCGCCTCGGCATCACCACCGAGGCGGATGCAGCCGCACCGGACGCCATTGCCAGGACGCTCGACCGCTTCGACATTCCGCAGGACATGCGCACCCGCATTTCCAGCCTGATGGGCGAAGGCGCCTCCCTCTCCATCTCCGACATAGGCCTCGGCCCGGAAACCGGCGACGGCACGGATTTCATCACCGTGACGCGAAAGGTGCAGAAGGCCGATGCCTCGGCGGTGCAGAGGGTAAAGAAGAAGAAAAAGAAGAAGTCTTCAGTTACGGTTGTGAACTGA
- a CDS encoding DNA polymerase IV — protein MSIAATRFPGFCRDCLAGQPAGLRRCRACGSPRLVYHDELYSLTLAHIDCDAFYASIEKRDNPDLADKPVIIGGGKRGVVSTACYVARIHGVRSAMPMFKALEACPNAVVIKPDMEKYVTVGRQVRTMMQELTPLVQPLSIDEAFLELKGTERLHHDPPARVLARFVQRVEKEVGITLSVGLSYCKFLAKVASDLNKPRGFSVIGEAEALGFLRDKPVRLIWGVGKAFAETLERDGIRSVGQLQTMEETDLMRRYGIMGKRLFNLSRGQDDREVHPNDPAKSVSAETTFFDDIGGYDELVTHLRRLSEKVAARLRKSGISGHTVVLKLKTADFKSRTRNRKLEDPTMLADRIFRTGLELLRKEVDGTKYRLIGIGVSDLADPDRADPPDLVDPAAARRAAAEAAMNMLRDKFGKASVETGYTFGKSGPERFHGKLTFKTAGKIDDPTE, from the coding sequence ATGAGCATCGCCGCCACGCGTTTTCCGGGCTTCTGTCGCGACTGCCTTGCCGGGCAGCCCGCCGGCCTGCGCCGTTGCCGGGCCTGCGGCAGCCCGCGCCTCGTCTATCATGACGAGCTCTACAGCCTGACGCTCGCCCATATCGATTGCGACGCCTTCTACGCCTCGATCGAGAAGCGCGACAATCCGGACCTTGCCGACAAGCCGGTCATCATCGGCGGCGGCAAGCGCGGCGTCGTCTCCACGGCCTGCTACGTCGCGCGCATTCACGGCGTGCGCTCGGCCATGCCGATGTTCAAGGCGCTGGAAGCCTGCCCGAACGCCGTCGTCATCAAGCCGGACATGGAGAAATACGTCACCGTCGGGCGCCAGGTGCGCACGATGATGCAGGAGCTGACGCCGCTCGTGCAGCCGCTCTCCATCGACGAAGCGTTCCTCGAATTGAAGGGCACGGAGCGGCTGCACCACGATCCCCCTGCCCGCGTGCTCGCACGGTTCGTCCAGCGGGTGGAGAAGGAGGTCGGCATCACCCTCTCGGTAGGGCTTTCCTATTGCAAGTTCCTCGCCAAGGTCGCCTCGGACCTCAACAAGCCGCGCGGCTTTTCCGTCATCGGCGAGGCCGAGGCACTCGGCTTCCTGCGTGACAAGCCGGTGCGCCTCATCTGGGGCGTCGGAAAGGCCTTCGCCGAAACGCTGGAGCGCGACGGCATCCGCAGCGTCGGCCAGCTCCAGACCATGGAGGAAACCGACCTGATGCGCCGCTACGGCATCATGGGCAAGCGGCTTTTCAACCTCTCGCGCGGGCAGGACGACCGGGAGGTGCACCCGAACGACCCGGCCAAGAGCGTTTCGGCGGAAACCACCTTCTTCGACGATATCGGCGGCTATGACGAACTGGTCACGCATCTGCGCCGGCTTAGTGAAAAGGTCGCCGCACGCCTGCGCAAATCCGGCATTTCGGGCCATACGGTCGTGCTCAAGCTGAAGACCGCCGACTTCAAGAGCCGCACGCGCAACCGCAAGCTGGAAGACCCGACCATGCTTGCCGACAGGATCTTCCGCACCGGCCTGGAGCTGCTGCGCAAGGAGGTGGACGGCACGAAGTATCGGCTGATCGGCATCGGCGTCAGCGATCTTGCCGATCCCGATCGCGCCGACCCGCCGGACCTTGTCGATCCCGCCGCCGCCCGGCGCGCCGCGGCCGAGGCCGCAATGAACATGCTGCGCGACAAATTCGGCAAGGCGAGCGTCGAGACGGGCTATACGTTCGGCAAATCCGGCCCCGAGCGCTTTCACGGAAAGTTGACATTCAAGACCGCCGGAAAAATCGACGATCCCACCGAATAA
- a CDS encoding ABC transporter ATP-binding protein, which translates to MNARLALELKGIERHYGQGETLLTILKGADFALRSGETVALVAPSGTGKSTLLHIAGLLEKPDAGEVLVNGHSCAALSDDQRTTIRRGEIGFVYQFHHLLPEFTALENIMMPQLIGGLSRADARERAAQLLDYMRIGHRADHRPSELSGGEQQRVAIARAVANAPLVLLADEPTGNLDPETAGYVFEALEALARQSGLAALIATHNHELAGLMDRRVTIEDGLVRELA; encoded by the coding sequence ATGAACGCGCGCCTCGCTCTGGAACTCAAGGGCATCGAACGGCACTACGGCCAGGGCGAGACCCTGCTGACGATCCTCAAGGGGGCGGATTTCGCGCTGAGGAGCGGCGAGACCGTCGCGCTCGTCGCGCCCTCCGGCACCGGCAAGTCGACGTTGCTCCACATTGCCGGCCTGCTCGAAAAGCCGGATGCCGGCGAGGTTCTGGTCAACGGCCATTCCTGCGCCGCGCTTTCCGACGACCAGCGCACCACGATCCGCCGCGGCGAGATCGGCTTCGTCTACCAGTTCCATCACCTGCTGCCGGAATTCACGGCGCTGGAAAACATCATGATGCCGCAACTGATCGGCGGCCTCTCCAGGGCGGATGCGCGCGAGCGCGCCGCCCAGCTTCTCGACTACATGCGCATCGGCCACCGCGCCGATCACCGCCCCTCGGAACTATCCGGCGGCGAGCAGCAGCGCGTGGCCATCGCGAGAGCCGTCGCCAATGCCCCGCTCGTCCTTCTCGCCGACGAGCCGACCGGCAATCTCGATCCCGAAACCGCCGGCTACGTCTTCGAGGCGCTTGAGGCGCTTGCCCGGCAGTCGGGCCTTGCCGCGCTGATCGCCACGCACAATCACGAACTTGCCGGCCTGATGGATCGTCGCGTGACGATCGAGGACGGCCTTGTGCGCGAGCTCGCCTGA